The Inediibacterium massiliense genome has a segment encoding these proteins:
- the sdaAA gene encoding L-serine ammonia-lyase, iron-sulfur-dependent, subunit alpha encodes MFVNSGKELIEVCQQENLTIWKYTLKSEAEDSSLTEKDVFEKMRNSFKVMKASAEEALNKEVKSHSGLIGGNAFKLNKYVQNKKTLTGDFMVKAMARAISCSEVNAAMGRIVAAPTAGSCGIVPATILSAGEKLNLSEDDMVKGLLTATGIGMIIAKNATVSGAEGGCQAECGSAAAMASAAVVEMMGGTVSESLDAAAIVIKNILGLVCDPVAGLVEIPCAKRNASGTVSALTTADMVLSGVKSYIPFDDVVSAMYEVGKSLPCALRETALGGVAATPTGKELQRQVFGE; translated from the coding sequence ATGTTTGTAAACTCTGGAAAAGAATTGATAGAAGTCTGTCAACAAGAAAATTTAACCATTTGGAAATATACTTTAAAATCAGAAGCTGAAGATAGTAGTTTAACTGAAAAAGATGTTTTTGAAAAAATGAGAAATTCTTTTAAAGTAATGAAAGCTTCTGCTGAAGAAGCTTTAAATAAAGAAGTAAAATCTCATAGTGGGCTCATTGGAGGAAACGCTTTCAAACTTAATAAATATGTCCAAAATAAAAAAACTTTAACAGGAGATTTTATGGTAAAAGCAATGGCTAGAGCTATTTCTTGTTCAGAAGTCAATGCTGCTATGGGTAGAATTGTAGCTGCTCCTACAGCTGGATCTTGTGGAATTGTCCCTGCAACTATTTTGTCTGCTGGTGAAAAATTAAATCTATCTGAAGATGATATGGTAAAAGGTCTTTTAACTGCTACAGGAATCGGCATGATTATTGCAAAAAATGCTACTGTATCAGGTGCTGAGGGAGGTTGCCAAGCAGAATGTGGCTCAGCTGCTGCTATGGCTTCTGCAGCCGTAGTAGAAATGATGGGAGGAACAGTATCAGAATCTTTAGATGCAGCTGCTATTGTGATTAAAAATATTTTGGGACTTGTTTGTGATCCTGTAGCAGGACTCGTTGAAATTCCTTGTGCAAAGAGAAATGCATCTGGAACTGTTTCTGCTCTTACGACTGCTGATATGGTTTTAAGTGGTGTGAAAAGCTATATTCCTTTTGATGATGTAGTATCTGCCATGTACGAAGTAGGAAAAAGTCTTCCATGTGCATTACGTGAAACTGCCCTTGGAGGAGTAGCCGCTACTCCTACAGGAAAAGAGCTTCAAAGACAAGTATTTGGCGAATAA
- the sdaAB gene encoding L-serine ammonia-lyase, iron-sulfur-dependent subunit beta, with product MKNYSIFDIMGPIMVGPSSSHTAGAARLAKTSRIISGGNIEKVKFLLHGSFAKTYKGHGTDKALVAGILLLDPWDERLRNSFELAKEQGISFEFIETDLGDVHPNTVKFIIIKKDGSTSEITGSSIGGGNILIFDINGTSVEFTGNNPTIITKHQDVPGVIWQITKVLFERNINIANMKVYQKKKGVEATMVIETDGLLSDEVIEEIKSISLIDDVKIINPMVEGE from the coding sequence ATGAAAAATTACAGTATCTTTGATATTATGGGACCTATTATGGTTGGACCATCTAGTTCTCATACTGCTGGTGCTGCAAGGCTTGCCAAAACTTCTCGAATTATTTCTGGAGGGAATATTGAAAAAGTAAAATTTTTACTTCATGGATCTTTTGCAAAAACATATAAAGGACACGGAACTGATAAAGCATTAGTAGCAGGAATCTTACTTTTAGACCCTTGGGATGAAAGGCTTCGAAATTCTTTTGAATTAGCAAAAGAACAAGGTATTTCTTTTGAATTCATAGAAACAGATTTAGGAGATGTTCACCCCAATACTGTAAAATTTATCATTATCAAAAAAGATGGTTCTACTTCAGAGATTACAGGCTCTTCTATTGGAGGAGGAAACATTCTTATTTTTGATATCAATGGAACTTCTGTAGAATTTACAGGAAATAATCCAACCATTATTACAAAACATCAAGATGTTCCTGGAGTCATATGGCAAATTACAAAAGTATTATTTGAAAGAAATATTAATATTGCCAATATGAAAGTTTATCAAAAGAAAAAAGGTGTAGAAGCTACTATGGTCATAGAAACTGATGGTTTATTATCCGATGAAGTCATCGAAGAAATAAAATCCATATCTTTGATTGATGATGTAAAAATTATCAATCCTATGGTGGAAGGAGAATAG
- the trmB gene encoding tRNA (guanosine(46)-N7)-methyltransferase TrmB → MRRRKKKGADEKLLSYTTYVIQDPCLYKGKWNEEFQNENPIYLELGMGRGKFLTTLALKHPNINFIGMEMKEEVLLKAVEKAYELDLKNILFIWGDVKKIEEYFDKNEVQRLFINFCDPWPKKRWAKRRLTHHNFLKMYKNILEETGEVHFKTDNEKLFEFSLNEFSNEGLYLKNISLDLKESDIENVTTEYEDKFMNQGLKIYRCEGKIVNNNNI, encoded by the coding sequence ATGAGAAGAAGAAAGAAAAAAGGAGCAGATGAGAAACTACTTAGTTATACTACTTATGTGATACAAGATCCTTGTTTATATAAAGGAAAATGGAATGAAGAATTTCAAAATGAAAATCCTATTTATTTAGAATTAGGGATGGGAAGAGGAAAGTTCTTGACTACTTTGGCTTTGAAACATCCAAATATAAATTTTATAGGAATGGAAATGAAAGAAGAAGTTTTGTTAAAAGCTGTGGAAAAAGCATATGAATTAGATCTTAAAAACATTCTTTTTATATGGGGAGATGTAAAAAAAATAGAGGAGTATTTTGATAAAAACGAAGTACAAAGATTATTTATTAACTTTTGTGATCCTTGGCCTAAAAAGAGATGGGCTAAAAGAAGATTAACTCATCATAATTTCTTAAAGATGTATAAAAATATATTAGAAGAAACAGGCGAAGTTCATTTTAAAACAGATAATGAAAAACTATTTGAGTTTTCACTAAATGAGTTTAGTAATGAGGGACTGTATTTAAAAAATATATCATTAGATTTAAAAGAAAGTGATATAGAGAATGTTACAACAGAATACGAAGATAAATTTATGAATCAAGGTCTTAAGATTTATAGATGTGAAGGAAAAATAGTAAATAATAACAATATCTAA
- a CDS encoding Na+/H+ antiporter NhaC family protein — MNKNQKKGNPWALIPLGVFLVMYLATSIVVGDFYKMPVSVAFLGASIVAVAMNRKTSIHEKVEVFCKGAGNTNIILMCIIFILAGGFAQVAKEMGAVDSTVNLGLSILPGNILIAGVFVIGCFISLSVGTSVGTIVALAPMAVGIAQKTGIPMGLALGAVVSGAMFGDNLSMISDTTIAAARTQGCQMRDKFKMNFAIVIPAAMVTAILFASKNVGNMVLDGNYEYSLLKVLTYLTVLIGALLGVNVMIVLVGGTLFAGVVGIYTHAFDIWGFVQAIGKGIMGMSEIVIISILIGGMVEVIKYNGGIDFLLEFITSRIKGKKGAEFGIALLVGIVDVCTANNTIAIVMAGPIAKDIADRYDIDPKRSASLLDTFSCFCQGMIPYGAQLLVAASVAGISSISIMKYLYYPYLMGICVILAIVFGIPRPKEASIKDLSFEK; from the coding sequence ATGAATAAAAATCAAAAAAAAGGAAATCCATGGGCTTTGATTCCACTAGGTGTATTCCTAGTAATGTATCTAGCAACATCTATTGTTGTAGGGGATTTTTATAAAATGCCTGTGAGTGTGGCCTTTTTGGGAGCAAGTATTGTAGCTGTTGCAATGAATAGAAAGACTAGCATTCATGAAAAAGTAGAAGTATTTTGTAAAGGAGCAGGAAATACAAATATTATTTTAATGTGTATCATTTTTATTTTAGCAGGAGGATTTGCTCAAGTAGCAAAAGAGATGGGAGCAGTAGATTCAACTGTAAATTTAGGTCTTAGTATATTGCCGGGAAATATATTAATCGCAGGAGTTTTTGTAATAGGATGTTTTATTTCATTATCTGTAGGGACTTCAGTAGGAACTATTGTAGCACTTGCTCCTATGGCTGTTGGAATTGCACAAAAGACTGGAATTCCTATGGGACTTGCATTAGGAGCAGTTGTTAGTGGAGCTATGTTTGGAGATAATCTTTCTATGATTTCTGATACAACAATTGCTGCTGCAAGAACACAAGGATGTCAAATGAGAGATAAATTTAAGATGAATTTTGCGATTGTTATACCTGCTGCAATGGTCACAGCAATTTTATTTGCATCTAAAAATGTAGGAAATATGGTATTAGATGGAAATTATGAATATAGTTTATTAAAGGTATTGACTTATTTAACAGTTTTAATAGGAGCTTTATTAGGAGTTAATGTAATGATTGTTTTAGTAGGCGGAACATTATTTGCAGGAGTAGTTGGTATATACACGCATGCCTTTGATATATGGGGATTTGTGCAAGCTATAGGAAAAGGGATTATGGGTATGTCAGAGATTGTGATCATATCTATTTTAATTGGAGGTATGGTAGAAGTTATTAAATATAATGGTGGAATAGATTTCCTACTTGAATTTATTACAAGTAGAATCAAGGGAAAAAAAGGAGCAGAGTTTGGAATCGCTCTTTTAGTAGGAATTGTAGATGTTTGTACTGCTAATAATACCATTGCTATTGTAATGGCAGGACCTATTGCAAAGGATATTGCAGATCGATATGATATTGATCCTAAGAGATCAGCGAGCTTACTAGATACCTTCTCCTGCTTTTGCCAAGGAATGATTCCTTATGGAGCTCAACTTTTAGTTGCAGCTAGTGTAGCAGGAATATCATCTATATCTATTATGAAATATTTATATTATCCTTATTTAATGGGGATTTGTGTAATACTTGCAATTGTATTTGGAATTCCAAGACCTAAAGAAGCTTCTATAAAAGATTTAAGTTTTGAAAAATAG
- a CDS encoding M3 family oligoendopeptidase, producing MKFSGFEYERPDIKNYEEKFNHLLQKFCDGQSFEEEDQLLQEINLLRNEFESMKTIVYIRHCIDTKDSFYKEEQNFFDQYTPIYENLISQYYKALTKSKYKNDLEKKWGSQLFKIAHMKKNVVSFLILKDLNIENNLMSEYTTLLSSAKIYFQGKYHTLPQMRLFQMDIDRNIRKKAVDKKYDFFMKNEKHFDEIYDELVKVRDQMAKKIGYKNFVQLGYDRMIRIDYNQEMIKNLRENIKKYIVPLSLKLREEQRKKLNLNELYYYDELIYFKKGNAKLELNPNEILHKGLKMYEDLSEETKYFFEHMIKNNLLDVLSKSGKSPAGFCTYIKQYKTPFIFANFNGTADDIDVLTHEAGHALQMYLSKDYLISEYNFPTLDACEIHAMSMEFFTYPYMDHFFENADQYRQVHLREFLHFIPYGALVDEFQHHIYENPNMSIKDRKDLWAKLENEYIPYRNYGENEYLKRGGYWHQQGHIFKNPFYYIDYILAGICALQFFMQAKKDFQSTWKNYMNVCKTGGSKSFLELVNIGKIKSPFEEDCIKNMVQEIQKQN from the coding sequence ATGAAATTTAGTGGATTTGAGTATGAAAGACCAGATATAAAAAATTATGAAGAAAAATTTAATCATCTACTACAAAAATTTTGTGATGGACAAAGTTTTGAGGAAGAGGATCAATTATTACAGGAGATCAATTTATTAAGAAATGAATTTGAAAGTATGAAAACTATTGTTTATATTCGTCACTGTATAGATACGAAGGATTCTTTTTATAAAGAGGAACAAAATTTTTTTGATCAATATACTCCTATTTATGAAAATTTAATTTCACAGTATTATAAAGCTTTGACAAAATCCAAATATAAAAATGATTTAGAAAAGAAATGGGGAAGTCAGCTTTTTAAAATTGCTCACATGAAAAAGAATGTAGTATCTTTTCTGATTTTAAAAGATTTAAATATTGAAAATAATCTCATGAGTGAGTATACAACTCTATTGTCTTCAGCAAAAATATATTTTCAAGGAAAATATCATACTCTTCCTCAAATGAGATTATTTCAAATGGATATAGATAGAAATATAAGAAAGAAAGCTGTAGATAAAAAATATGATTTTTTTATGAAAAATGAAAAGCACTTTGATGAAATCTATGATGAATTGGTAAAAGTAAGAGATCAAATGGCTAAAAAAATAGGATATAAAAATTTTGTACAATTAGGATATGATCGTATGATTAGAATAGATTATAATCAAGAGATGATTAAAAATTTAAGGGAGAATATTAAAAAATATATTGTTCCTTTAAGCTTAAAATTAAGAGAAGAACAAAGAAAAAAATTAAATTTAAATGAACTTTATTATTATGATGAACTCATTTATTTCAAAAAAGGAAATGCAAAATTAGAATTAAATCCAAATGAAATTTTACATAAGGGACTAAAAATGTATGAAGACTTATCAGAGGAGACAAAATACTTTTTTGAACATATGATTAAAAATAATTTATTAGATGTATTGAGTAAAAGTGGGAAATCTCCAGCTGGATTTTGTACTTATATCAAACAATATAAAACGCCTTTTATTTTTGCAAATTTTAATGGGACAGCAGATGATATAGATGTACTTACTCATGAGGCAGGCCATGCTCTTCAAATGTATTTAAGTAAAGATTATCTCATTTCTGAATACAACTTTCCAACTTTAGATGCTTGTGAAATTCATGCTATGAGTATGGAATTTTTCACATATCCTTATATGGATCATTTTTTTGAAAATGCAGATCAATATAGACAAGTTCATTTAAGGGAGTTTTTACACTTTATTCCTTATGGGGCATTAGTAGATGAGTTTCAACATCATATTTATGAAAACCCAAATATGTCTATAAAAGATAGAAAAGATCTATGGGCAAAATTAGAAAATGAATATATTCCTTATAGAAATTATGGAGAAAATGAGTATTTAAAAAGAGGCGGTTATTGGCATCAACAAGGACATATTTTTAAAAACCCATTTTATTATATTGATTATATATTGGCAGGAATTTGTGCATTGCAATTTTTTATGCAAGCTAAAAAAGATTTTCAAAGTACATGGAAAAACTATATGAATGTATGTAAAACAGGAGGAAGCAAATCTTTTTTAGAGCTTGTGAATATAGGAAAAATAAAATCTCCATTTGAAGAGGATTGTATCAAAAATATGGTACAGGAAATACAAAAACAAAATTAA